The genomic region CGAGGATGGCCGAGGTCAGGGCCTCGGTGCCGCCGGAGGTCACCATCACCTCGCTCATCGGATCGAGCTCGAGGCCGTGCCAGTGGCCGTAATGGGTCGCGATCGCCTGACGGAGTTCCGGCAGGCCCATCATCGACGGGTACTGGTTGTAGCCGTTCAGCGAGGCCTCGGCCGCGGCGCGGCGGATGTCCTCGGGCCCGGGATCGTCGGGAAAGCCCTGCCCAAGATTGATGGCGGCATTGTCGCGCGCAGCCTGCGACATCGCCTCGAAGATGGTGACGGGAAGGTCTGCGAAGACCTTGTTGAGGGACGAGCTCTTGGACATCGGCGGGGTCAGCCGCCGACCTTGCTGGGAAGACCCGCCGCCTTCCAGCCCAGCATGCCGCCGGCCAGATGTTTGTCGTAAGGCAGGCCCGCGGCCTGCGCCGCCAGTGAGGCCGTCACCGAACGCTTGCCCGAGCGGCAGGCGAACACGACCTCCTTACCCTCCGGATCGGGGATCGCTTTGGGATCGAAGGTCGCGAGCGGCACGACCACGCCGTAGGGATAAGCCTCGGCCTCGACCTCGTTCGGCTCGCGCACGTCGACGAGGAGATAGCGCCCTTCCGCAACACCCTTGGAGACCTCGTCCGGGGTCAGATCCTGTACTTGATTTGCCACATCATCCTCCAACGTCGCGGGCCGCTGCCGGGGCGATCCCGGCGGCCGGCAACCTCGCCTCTTGGCCCGCGAAAATCAAGCGCTACAAAGGCTTGAGCTGCCTTGCGCAAGTTAAAGCTAAATCGCAGCGACTTGAAGCGCGACCTTCCAACGGAGGATCAGATCGTCACTTAGATGGTCACCTGGGTGCCGACCTCGACGACGCGGCCGGAGGGGATCTGGAAATAATCGGTGGCGTCGTTGGCGGAACGGCTGAGCGAGATGAACAGCCGGTCCTGCCAGCGCGGCATGCCGGAATGGGCGGCCGGCTTGAGCGCCCTCCGCGACAGGAAGAACGAGGTCGACATGATGTCGAACTGCCAGCCGAGCTTGCGGGCGATCGCCAGCGCCTTCGGCACGTTGGGCGATTCCATGAAGCCGAACTTCAGCGTCACCTTGGAGAAGGTCGGCGAGATCTGTTCCAGCTTCACCCGCTCGGCCGGATCGATGCGCGGGGTCTGTGCGGTCTCGATGGTGAGAATGACGTTCTTCTCGTGCAGCA from Bradyrhizobium lupini harbors:
- a CDS encoding rhodanese-like domain-containing protein, translating into MANQVQDLTPDEVSKGVAEGRYLLVDVREPNEVEAEAYPYGVVVPLATFDPKAIPDPEGKEVVFACRSGKRSVTASLAAQAAGLPYDKHLAGGMLGWKAAGLPSKVGG